In Syngnathus scovelli strain Florida unplaced genomic scaffold, RoL_Ssco_1.2 HiC_scaffold_82, whole genome shotgun sequence, the following proteins share a genomic window:
- the LOC125974535 gene encoding uncharacterized protein, with amino-acid sequence MTHDCVLRFTTNHIVKSADDTTVVGLIRDNNDLDYREEVEQLVGWCRENSLILNEEKMKEIIVDFRKKQPHHAPLIINSSAVEVVSSTKFLGVHITEDLTWTMNTTALVKRAQKRLYFLRRMRRAHLPPPIMRTFYRSTIESILTSCLSVWCGGCTASDWKNVRRVVRTAERIIGAPLPSIQDISSQRCMSRARNIINDPSHPHHGLFSLLPSGKRFAASAAGPPGSATAFSLLSSDC; translated from the coding sequence atgacacacgactgcgtcctcaggttcaccaccaatcacatcgtgaagtcagcagacgacacaacggtggtggggctcatcagagacaacaacgacctggactacagagaggaggtggagcagctggtgggctggtgcagagaaaacagcctgatcctgaatgaggagaagatgaaggagatcatcgtcgacttcaggaaaaaacagcctcaccacgctccactgatcatcaacagctcagctgtggaggtggtcagcagcaccaaattcctgggggtccacatcacagaagacctcacctggactatgaacactacggcactggtcaagagggcacagaagcgcttgtacttcctgcggaggatgaggagagcccacctgcccccacccatcatgaggacgttctacaggagcaccatagagagcattctgacaagctgtctctctgtgtggtgtggaggctgcaccgcctccgattggaagaacgtgaggagagtggtgaggacagcagagaggatcataggggctcctcttccctccattcaggacatttcatctcagcgctgcatgtcccgtgcccgtaacatcatcaatgacccatcacacccccaccatggactgttctccctgctgccctctgggaagaggtttgcagcatccgctgcaggtccaccaggttctgcaacagctttttccctgctgtcatcagactgttga